One Triticum dicoccoides isolate Atlit2015 ecotype Zavitan chromosome 5B, WEW_v2.0, whole genome shotgun sequence genomic window carries:
- the LOC119310053 gene encoding histidine-containing phosphotransfer protein 2-like, with protein sequence MEEPSTLCRSSRLEAKRLGRITDMLSIKNQIFPSTTTTTSDPFSRFSATRSAPAPPHNCLRSQLNTHVASMFAWGMLDENFQQLQSMEEDGSAAPGYVAEIINLFINNTNRILNDIAALLNQPALNFDMVDVLVRQLKGCSYR encoded by the exons ATGGAGGAGCCCTCCACCCTTTGCAGAAGTTCGAGACTGGAGGCCAAGCGGCTGGGCCGCATCACGGATATGTTGT CAATTAAAAACCAAATATTTCCCTCCACCACCACTACAACTTCGGATCCCTTCAGCAGGTTCTCCGCCACCAGATCCGCTCCAGCACCTCCTCACAATTGCCTCAGGTCACAACTAAACACCCATGTCGCATCCATGTTCGCCTGG GGCATGTTGGACGAGAATTTCCAACAACTGCAGTCGATGGAGGAGGATGGCAGCGCAGCCCCGGGCTACGTCGCCGAAATCATCAACCTCTTCATCAACAACACCAACAGGATCCTCAACGACATTGCCGCCTTGTT gaaccaGCCCGCGCTGAACTTCGACATGGTGGACGTCCTCGTGCGTCAGCTCAAGGGGTGCAGCTACAG GTAA